TAGCAGGTGATAACTTGCTTTGTAATATTGCCCGTAAATTAACCCAAGCTATCAATGACGCAGCAATATTTAGAGTGTTTGGTGATGACTTTTTAATATTAACAGAACAATACATCAAGCTTGACGCTGCAATGTTAGAAGCCAACTTGCAAATTGCTCAATTTGGTATCGAATTAGAGTTGCATGAATTGGATTTACAAACCGATAAAATCAGCACAATTAATGATTTTAGTAAGCTTATTAATCAATTTATTAATCAATCAAAATCAAATAGACAGTTTGATAAAAGGGGAATGTAACTTCCCCCTTAAGTGGTGCTAATTCACATCATCATGGCGTTACGCCGCGCGTTTTAGAGCCATACGTTTACCAAGCCAAACTCCTAAGCCCAAGGGGGCAAAAAATATTACTCCAAGGAAAAGCACGAAATATAATATTAGGCTTTTTAAGGTGTTGGTAAGCTCTTTAAATACCACTTCAACAGTATGTTTTGAAATATCATCTAAATTAGCCGCGGCAGCAACACGCTCGCGAGCCACCATTTCTTCTAAGGCTAGTCGTTCATTTTTCACCATTTGCTCCAAGGCTTGACGCTCAATAGATAATTTCGCCAACTTGTCATCCGTAGACTCACTTAATTGGGTTAATAATGGTGTTAACTCTTTGCGTAAATCAACGGCCAAACTGGCCATCATTTCAGGACTTTTAGCCATAAGAGTTTGAAAGCGCGCAGAAGTATCGCTTATGCTAGCCAAGGTTTTTTGCAGTTCATCTGCATTGATATTGGAATGCAATGC
This Shewanella aestuarii DNA region includes the following protein-coding sequences:
- a CDS encoding GGDEF domain-containing protein, whose product is MQDIKALSGKQFCPETVKAAIPVLEAMDIIPVDHNYLKDEFEEARLAYYYKDPLTGLYNYRYLEHIISFNEELFGKHYACCYFINLLNFGQYNQQNSWLAGDNLLCNIARKLTQAINDAAIFRVFGDDFLILTEQYIKLDAAMLEANLQIAQFGIELELHELDLQTDKISTINDFSKLINQFINQSKSNRQFDKRGM